Genomic DNA from Anthonomus grandis grandis chromosome 5, icAntGran1.3, whole genome shotgun sequence:
AGGTGCTAAGGTAggaaaactagcattaaaagaaagaaaaaaacaaaaactttttttttatattttaggggGTTACTTTGGCTGATTTAGATCCTAAAGTAGGTCAGCAAGCTTTAGCAGAAATAGAAAAGGAGTTTGGTGAAAATAAGGCCGTTTTTGTTAAATGTGATGTTACTGATTACAATCAGTTCGAAGGTAAGTAATgtgtgtatgtatttttttttttcataaaaaataccgTACCTATTTTTTCCTTCCAGGTATAGttatattagttatttatgtaacaagtgtataaataaaacgaTTCGTTTTTTATGAATGGAAAATTTTTCGCAACACACGAtggttaaataaacgtttatttttggtttacaccacatgtacatttttggttgaacttcaattattgttaatgttttactcacgtttaacaagaaggGTTATTACATCCTAATattatagaattattattttataaaagtcaaacgtttaagtatggtatatggtgaaatattttaagacgtgtataaaatgcaatgaattttttttttaatttgcagaagtgttttatgcatcagggggcatttttcgacgtacaaagaaaaaaaataatttttaccaatggagtaaatattatttaatgaaaaaaaagtacagcagcaaattttattttttaaatccttgtttagttttaagcaaatttgtattcttaaatttttttaaatttgtatatcttatttggcATAGCTATTGTTTCATACACGCATGCATTTCCtacatttttcttagtttctttggatattatattattttattacactaTAAATATAACGTCTATGAAAAGTATCTCGTATCCTACACAGTGTACTACATATGTGATATCGGGGCCATTTTGACACTTATTTGAAGTAAAGACTAACTATGTAAATTccttgtaattatttttaaatgccgaaattttcttctTTGTGTAAACAGAAACATATCTGATGAACAGAATAATATACGTATactctacagtttaataaatataccttgaccatatacggttgacaAATATACCATTTAGGTTTGTatgaaaaattatagattttttatgacctccaattttcctaaaaatcaattttttctcaagCAATTATctactgcaaaaaaaaaacaattttgcattaattctacccttacccccccacccaccccacacaaattaccagtaaaaaaaattgtttccaaTAATCAttcttttccaaaataatactaatgaataacagctgatttcgtcgttaatatccaatttaattaataagtttgtttattgaaatttcatataattatatatgtatattattaaatatttaatataaaaaaacagtgctattagattgaatattatgaacaaaacacagtgatttttcagaagaatctGATCAAATATTTGAGAACTATTAATAGAGTTTAGAAATTAGATATGTAAATTTcatatccatttttttaaacgaaaattttctcctttttttaaacagaatagtatatgatatatgtatattctaCAGATAACatacaaaaccaaaaatttactaaaaaaatcgaTGAATAACggtaataatatatgatgtgttgcttggatAGTTTTGAGTTTTTCTGCTCAAAAAAcatagtttattaattttttttgcttataattatttaacttttaactaAAGTCTTCCATTTTctagtgcctggaaaaaaaacatatttctttaTCTTACAAAAAACACTCTTAAATGTGCATTTTAATtgctaataaatattatataaacacTCTTTTACTCACTTTCCACcctcatttaataataaattcatcaATTTTAGATGCATTTAAGGAGACCATCAAAGCATTCGGGaatattgacattttaataAACAACGCCGGCATTATGAACGATTCTGTATGGGACAAGGAAGTAGACATTAATgttgtaagtatttttaattttgaaacttaaTTCATTCAATATAATTCGAAACATCTCATAGAAAGGAGTTATCAATGGAATGCTCCTTGGCCTAGATAACTACATCCCTAAACATAAATCAGGTGCAGAAGGAGTCATCCTGAACGTTTCTTCTACCGCAGGAGTAGGAAAGTATGGTTGCTTACCAGTTTATGTGGCAACGAAGTTTGCTGTCCATGGTTTAACCCTTTCGTGGGGTTTACCAAGCCACTATGAAAGAACCAAAGTGAGGGTGGTGGGAATATGCCCTGGACCGACTGATACACCTCTGATAAGAGACATGGCATGTAGAAATTTGGGGGATGCCTATGAGAAAATCCGTCAGGAGGAAGTTAAAGTTATGAAGTCTCAAACGTAagtggattttttttctaaatggtaTTTTGGGGTTAAAGGGTGGTTTTTAGGCCCGAACAAATGGTTCCGGATGTAATGAGGGTTATCGAAACGGCCCCGTGTGGTACCATGTGGTTAATGGAGGGTGGCGAGCCTGCTTATCAATACGAAATGGTCGACAGATTCGAAATGGAGAATAAGAAATATCTTGGCAAATAATCAGTCTTGGAATatggaaatatttgaaatttatttggttttatataaaaaataataatttgaatgaACTTTTAAACGTTTTTCTATTTgcctaaaaaactttttataaaaattttactaaaataaacagAACAGCATCTTCTGGGCACTTGAACAATTTTGCAAATGTTTTTTAGAATGCCGTGAAAAATACATTAGCAATTTTTACTgtcttaaaatgaaaaagaaatctaaggatttaaaacgatttttcaGATGTTTTGTACGAtagagtaataaaaatattaacaattttactgCCTAGAAgggaaaaacaatttttttccaggcatttaggttaattttttaaatgtttttgtagaAAAGAATGAAAGAGAAAAGCAATTTTATTGCCTAGAAggcaaaaaacaataatttcttcaagacacttaaacaatttttcaagacATTTATACGTTgcttaaaaagtataatttaattgtCTGGAAGGCTTATGAGTCTTTTCCAGGTATATGAAACAATTTTCGGCAATTTTTAATGTTGCTTTAAAGAACAcaacaattttttccaggcacttgaaactATTTTTACAATGCTTTGCTGCTTTTTTACTGtctgaaaattggaaaaaaaattttaaacaataaaaattttacttccTGGAAaggtaaaacaattttttacaggcatttaTGATgtatgattttttaagaaaaaaatgaaagggaaaatcaattttaatgcCTAGAAggcaaaaaacaataatttcttcTAGACACTTAAACAATTTGTCGGAACTTTTATATGTTAcctaaaaagtataatttaataatctgGAAAGCATATTCCTTTTTTTCCAAGTATTTCAAACAATTTTCGACTGTTTTTGGTGTTGCCTTAAAAAACGTAACAATTTTTTCCTGGCACGCGAAACTATTTTTACAATGCTTTGGTATAATGCCATGAAAAACACATTAACAATTTTACTGCCTGGAAgggaaaaacaataatttcttcaagacacttaaacaatttttcatgACATTTATACGTTgcttaaaaagtataatttaattttctggaaGGCATATGACTTTTTTTCCAACTATATCAAACCATTTTCGGCAATTTTTGATGTTGCTTCAAAAAGcataacaattttttccagacacttGAAACTACTTTTCCAATGCTTTGGtatgatatgaaaaaatattaacaactttctgaaaattaaaaaataaattctaagcatttaaaacaatttttgactTAAACAATTTTGCAAATGTTTTTTAGAATGCCGTGAAAAATACATTAGCAATTTTTACtgtcttaaaatgaaaaataaatctaaggatttaaaacgatttttcaGATGTTTTGTACGAtagagtaataaaaatattaacaattttactgCCTAGAAgggaaaaacaatttttttgtagaaaagaATGAAAGAGAAAAGCAATTTTATTGCCTAGaaggaaaaaaacaattatttcttCTAGAcacttaaacaatttttcaagacATTTATACGTTgcttaaaaagtataatttaattgtCTGGAAGGCTTATGAGTCTTTTCCAGGTATATGAAACAATTTTCGGCAATTTTTAACGTTGCTTTAAAGAACAcaacaattttttccaggcacttgaaactATTTTTACAATGCTTTGGTATGATGCcaggaaaaaaacattaacaattttactgtctaaaaattggaaaaaaaaatttcaaacaataaaaattttacttccTGGAaaggaaaaacaattttttacaggcatttaTGATgtatgattttttaagaaaaaaatgaaagggaaaatcaattttaatgcCTAGAAggcaaaaaacaataatttcttcTAGACACTTAAACAATTTGTCGGAACTTTTATATGTTATCTAAAAAGTATAGTTTAATAATCTGGAAAGCATATTCCTTTTTTTCCAAGTATTTCAAACAATTTTCGACTGTTTTTGGTGTTGCCTTAAAAAACGTAACAATTTTTTCCTGGCACGCGAAACTATTTTTACAATGCTTTGGTATAATGCCATGAAAAACACATTAACAATTTTACTGCCTGGAAgggaaaaacaataatttcttcaagacacttaaacaatttttcaacaCATTTATACGTTgcttaaaaagtataatttaattgtCTGGAAGCCTTATGACTTTTTTTCCAGGTATATGAAACAATTTTCGGTAATTTTTGATGTTGCTTTAAAGAACAcaacaattttttccaggcacttttcCAATGCTTTGGTatgatataaaaaacattaacaactgtctgaaaattgaaaaataaattctaagcgtttaaaacaatttttcagatgTTTTGTGCGATAGagtaataaaaacattaacaattttactaaaaacaattttttccaggcatttaagttaattttttaaatgttttgtatgatgttttgagaaaaaaataaaagagaaaagcAATTTTATTGCCTAGAAGGCAAAAAACAATCATTTCTTCTAGACACTTAAAACAATTTCTCGGGACTTTTATATGTTGCCTAAAAAATATTGTCTGGAAGGCTTATGACTTTTTCCAGGTATATCTGGAAACACTAGGGTTactttaaccctaaataaaacaataaatcttcaaaacaaaggacaataatttattattaaacttatacaaAATAACTTGACGCTACAGTTATACGGTGCCCGCGAAGACTGATGCAACGGTGCCAGAACGCGCGACCAATTCCCGTGTTACCCTCGCCTCAAGCTCAGCTTTGCTGAGCTTGCAAACAACCAAAATCAAGTCGATGATCTCATCTTCAGGCTTATACACAGGCATCCGCTTACATATCAAACAATTTTCGAGATTTTTTGATGTTGCTTTAAAGAacataacaattttttccaggcacttaaaactACTTTTCCAATGTTTTCGTATGATGTCATGACAAATACTTTTTCTTCTTTACGTATACATTTTtatacctccatttttttttcacaattcttgcaagtttttaacaattatttcacatattttttttattacctcgTAGAAATGCAATTTTTCTgattaaaggattttttaattaacttgccccaaataaacagttttttttacaaattgtttatgtagggcttatttttaaaaagattttttttaaagttggcttaaataaacaaatttttacagataCCGTAAATAAACGAACTTTCagacaattaaataattttcttagcaATTTTCCGAAATAAACagtttattttaacaattttttgattgattaAATTGCGTTAATAAAGCGAACTCTCTAAAAATGGTTATCAATGGAATTAAAAAAGATTAGTTcctataaaaaacatttagataattactttaattaattttgttataatttgctaatattaaattatttcatgaAAGTTACccgatattaaattaattattttaaaattcctccaagtaaataaattttattaaacatcgcttcgaattaacaatttttttttgtaaaatgaatttttgacaATTATCCTAAATAAACGAAGTTATCAATAATTgtcaaaattctctaaaaatacgattttttttctaattattttaataaagaaatgttgataattataataaataaataaattttttgaaaattgctctAGTTGAATCATAATAATGATTTCCCAAATTGCAATAAGAAACAATTCGCCCACAAGGACTAATTTCCATTTACAGCGTCCCCATCAGTGTttcaaataaatgaatttttggcatattaaaccCCCCAAATAGCCCCACTCCCCAAGGAATCCATTTATCGACTTTAGACTTTGTTATCGGAATTTTAGTACTCGCCctcttaaagtttaaaataatttcgcACCTTACACGTTTGAAAATATTAAGGGATCGTTCAGAGTCCCGAAACACCTGGTTTCCACTgctaagtaatttacaaaatgGCAGTTTCCCCGAGCGAAACTCTCATTATAAGGTGTATTTACTGTAAGCTGAATACGATTATCCTGAAAAGGCTCGTAAAACGTCTGTGtggaagaaaattttattttatttattattattaggtcaattataaaacaaacattaatttaaatacataattagTACTTTAAAGCGACGTTTTCCAACTTGCTAAGCAACTCGCTGGTTTTTTTCGTGCAAATGTCGTCGATGCCCGCGTTGGCACTGGAAATTTCGGTTTTGATTCCGGATATCAAACGGTCCAGTTTCTCGTTAGTGCATGCGTAAATGTCGTTTTGAAAttccactaaaaaaaaatgttacaaaattaaattttttaaataaaaactcgaGTTTAGCACCTTTTAATTCCCCGATAGCATTCTGGACGATTGTTTTTACTTGCTCccaaatattttgagttttctggttttttctttgttttcccGAAGTTTTTCCAAGTTTCCTTTTGAAATTCGGTTTGAGATTTGATTGTAGTGGGCTACTGGTAGCGCGGGCAGTCGATGCAGCCATTTTCTcgtttcggttcaggtaaagaCGCACCAAATATTTCGTCATCTGAAATTTAATGGTTATAACTGTTTTATTAGTGTGCAAAGTGGTGCTTTTCAGATGTGTAAGGTAAAATATAATGGAAAGCTAATTGTGTGGCAACTGCTAATATTCAAACGATAAGAGATAATATTCAACGAATTCATTtgcataattttcaaaaaaaagttgagaattatttccaaaaaaaacattcaatgagagtaattttttaaatttctttatttaagagcatttatttttaaaatctttttcaaaaaattttcagataggtctaaattaattcataataaaaaatcgcatttttagggaaatttataGTCAATTAGCTGGggtaatttcaataaaaaaatgtttacttctTTAATCCTTTAGTTTAGTCAATTGCAAATAATGCATttgacaaagaaaattattaatttaaaacaattctcGATAAGAATCCTTTGTTtggaagagttttttttttcattaattttctgatattttttacgTATAGTGTCGagtaaaataattcaaaaaatctgtttacaattttttaagcctCTATGTTATTTTATCAATGGGTTATGGGTCATTtctcaatttttggaaaaaaattattttttgttcaaaagaactaatttttttcctatttgaatattttcacaaaaaatcttgaaataagTGTCTAATGAAAAAGCCCAGACAACCtgtgaacaaattttaaaatctctatattattcattcattcattcattatttattatataaaaattccaaaaagaattattttttctcagtctgtaaatttttggaaaaaatcctgaaataagtGTCCAATGAAATAACACATTCAAtctgtgtgcaaattttcaagcCTTTATATCACCTAGTTGATGAGTTATGAATAatttctcaatttaaaaaaaaagatcccaaaaaactgtttttttctcCGTCTGcatatttttggcaaaaaccctgaaataggtgtccaataaaataattcaaacaatttgtaaaaattttcaaatctctaTGTTATGTGGTTAATGAATTATAAGACATTTCtcaatttttaggaaaaaaatgtttttttccttgTGTAtatagttttagaaaaaatcctgaaataggtatccaataaaataatttagacaatctgtgtacaaatttttaaatttctatgtTACTTGGTTATAAGACATTTCTCAATTTTtaggaaaactattttttttccaggacaacttatttttttcattgtctgtacatttttggaaaaaatcctgaaataggtatctaataaaataattcagaCAATATGTGTACAAGTTTTCAAATCTCGATGTTACTTGCTTAATTAGTTATGAGTCATTTCTcaatttttaggaaaacacattttttttccaaaaaaatcttattttttttcctatatataaattttttgaaaaaatcctgAATTGGtgttcaataaaataattcagaCAATTTGTGCACAAATGTTCAAAtctctattttattttgttaataagttatGGGTCAGTTCTCAatttatggaaaacaaaattctcaaaaaactgtttttttcctTACctgtacagggtgagtttttcaaagcgcggagtagtattatgcattgatgatattatttatcgatgacgtgctcctggactattatttggttaagcattcttcacattttaaaaatattttggactatacagagtgctccgaaaaagcagggcactacaaaagttattttttttaaatggaacaccctgtattgcaaaacatttttgaattctttgcgtaattactaatcttttttgataatggtttaatatgccaaaaactaatagtttaggagataaatcaaattttgttaaaaatttagaatttgcacgcatctctttaatattaaaatttttcgtcgcacaattttaatattaaagagatgcgtgcaaattctaaatttttaacaaaatttgatttatctcctaaactattaatttttggcatattaaaccattatcaaaaaagattggtaattacgcaaagaattcaaaaatgttttgcaatacagggtgttccattttaaaaaattaacttttgtagtgccctgctttttcggaacaccctgtatagtccaaaatatttttaaaatgtgaagaatgcttaaccaaataatagtccaggagcacgtcatcgataaataatatcatcaatgcataatactactccgcgctttgaaaaactcaccctgtacatttttggcaaaaaataattttttgaaaaaaaaatccaatattacGTACaactaaattgaaaaaaaaaatgttaaattaattatggtATTTCCCTTTTAACATCCTTGATTGATTTCATACGATATTCAAGGAACCCATTAGACATAAAAGTcgtatttaattattattaaaaaaattgtatatacttttaaacaatattaatttgaaCTGTTTTAATCATATTTCAGCGCCCATAAGAGCTCAAAACATCTCATTTTCACAACATTTTttctcaaacaaaaaaaatgtattaacctATTCTAGGCTATAATAACTTGAGcattatttccttaaaaaatcactttttcacTCGAAGAAACACCCTCTTACCTCATACAATTCTTGGTTTTGCAACACCTGCGAACGTCCCACAGCACTATTCAAATTCTCAATATAAGAATCGTAGTCATCGTCGATGTACTCTTCACCgatcaaaattaaattgtaatcgtTGATCCCGAACAGGTCCCGACTTTTTACCCCATTATCCAGATCGTCCGATTTGCAAGTGATATCGTAGTACTTCTTACTTCTGGCACTATTGGTGAGGTCTTTGGTTTTCGTCTCTAATA
This window encodes:
- the LOC126736219 gene encoding 15-hydroxyprostaglandin dehydrogenase [NAD(+)]-like — translated: MLKMVHFEISGKVGLVTGGASGLGLYYAKALLGKGAKGVTLADLDPKVGQQALAEIEKEFGENKAVFVKCDVTDYNQFEDAFKETIKAFGNIDILINNAGIMNDSVWDKEVDINVKGVINGMLLGLDNYIPKHKSGAEGVILNVSSTAGVGKYGCLPVYVATKFAVHGLTLSWGLPSHYERTKVRVVGICPGPTDTPLIRDMACRNLGDAYEKIRQEEVKVMKSQTPEQMVPDVMRVIETAPCGTMWLMEGGEPAYQYEMVDRFEMENKKYLGK